A stretch of Chanodichthys erythropterus isolate Z2021 chromosome 20, ASM2448905v1, whole genome shotgun sequence DNA encodes these proteins:
- the ankrd33aa gene encoding photoreceptor ankyrin repeat protein — MAEVKVTVLEDPNLGSGPDEDASELSVSENDSDSGSVLSDDSVLPKYEREDASGGPANTLYQACAKNNAAALRRVLERGVSRDEVMELDINGRNGLMLAVSKGFVDIVYGLNQCPLLDINHQDNDGNTALMIAAQAGFVTILTYILNFFSGVDMELRDNRGFTALIKAVMQGSDDCVASLLMAGADINVVDATRGKDIREWALKTGRFDTLNRLRRLNNRPQAEQFCEKYVPEWPDLKLLVAKATATKSTGQKVAHRLKSTFTFSFPHDPQDNGIMDHMVRMTTSIHSPLVVTGCRPLCPSSPPEIGKRRLAVPELIQMHPGKKLEEHVIRHSSSSLSVASTSASSASLASCCSNSERRGSVLSMASNGVRKFVPRSMARRNSVFPAGCVPQIKVTKSGDPTPKKEKKKKRTKGYLEPPIWKYKEAKEEKKKEKKKAEQEKADKESKKKVKK; from the exons ATGGCTGAGGTTAAAGTCACGGTGCTGGAGGATCCAAATCTGGGCTCCGGTCCAGATGAGGATGCCTCTGAGTTGTCAGtttctgagaatgattcagatTCTGGGAGTGTGCTGTCAGATGACTCCGTGCTCCCTAAATATGAGCGGGAAGATGCCAGTGGAGGCCCTGCCAACACCTTGTACCAAGCCTGTGCCAAGAACAATGCAGCAGCCCTCCGCAGAGTTCTGGAGAGGGGTGTTTCAAGAGACGAAGTCATGGAACTAGACATAAACGGCAGG AACGGTCTGATGTTGGCCGTCTCAAAAGGCTTTGTGGATATTGTGTATGGACTCAACCAGTGCCCACTTCTGGATATCAATCATCAGGATAATGATGGCAACACTGCACTCATGATCGCTGCACAGGCTG GTTTCGTAACCATCCTCACCTACATCCTAAATTTCTTCTCTGGGGTGGACATGGAGCTCCGGGACAACCGAGGCTTCACCGCACTCATCAAGGCAGTCATGCAGGGCAGCGATGACTGTGTGGCCTCGCTGCTCATGGCTG GGGCCGACATAAATGTTGTGGACGCCACAAGGGGGAAGGACATACGAGAATGGGCTTTGAAGACGGGTCGCTTTGACACATTAAACAGACTTAGACGGCTGAACAATAGACCTCAGGCTGAACAATTCTGTGAAAAATATGTCCCAGAGTGGCCTGACCTGAAGCTGCTGGTGGCCAAGGCCACAGCCACAAAAAGCACAGGACAGAAAGTCGCCCATCGCCTGAAGTCCACGTTCACCTTTAGTTTTCCACATGACCCGCAGGACAATGGCATAATGGACCATATGGTGCGCATGACCACAAGCATCCACAGTCCCTTGGTGGTCACCGGATGCCGTCCACTGTGTCCCTCGAGCCCGCCGGAGATCGGCAAGAGACGCCTGGCCGTGCCTGAGCTTATACAGATGCACCCTGGGAAAAAGCTTGAGGAACACGTGATACGGCACAGCAGCAGCTCCCTCTCTGTCGCATCTACCTCTGCCTCTTCTGCCTCGCTGGCCTCGTGCTGCTCCAACTCGGAGCGGAGAGGCAGCGTGCTCTCGATGGCCTCCAACGGCGTCCGTAAGTTCGTCCCGCGCAGCATGGCCCGTCGCAATAGCGTGTTCCCTGCCGGCTGCGTCCCCCAAATCAAAGTGACCAAGTCTGGAGACCCAACACCCAAaaaggagaagaagaaaaagcgAACCAAAGGTTACTTAGAGCCACCAATATGGAAGTACAAGGAAGCTAAAGAGgagaagaaaaaagagaagaaaaaagcaGAACAAGAGAAAGCGGATAAAGAATccaagaaaaaagtaaaaaaatga